A stretch of DNA from Magnetococcales bacterium:
GAGCCGCTCAATAACCGGACCCACCTGAGCAATCAATCCCTTTTGCCTGGCATACACAACAACTCCCAATGAACCGATGATACGCACGTTGAGGGTTTGGGCACAACGACGGGCTGCAAGATCGTCCAACACCACCCGATCTGCGTGGAGTTGCACGGCTGCTGTGATCGCTTGTGTTTCCCCTTTTCCCAGATTCCACGTTCGCACTTCGGATGCAACCAAACATTCAGGCACGACGCGCACCCCTTTTGTGTTACATATGAAACGACCCAGTAGAGCCTCATCCGATCTGGCCAACACTTCCTGCCTGACTGCATCCGGGACAACAAGTTCATCGACCAAACTGACCAATAATTCGAGATATCCAGCTTTTCCAAACAAAATGAGCGGTGATGAGTTCGTGACCCACCGCCTGGTATACAAACCGTTCTGATTTGAAACGTCCACTTTCGCCGACATGACCATCCCTGATGCACCGGAAAATTTTGGCAAGTCAAATCAGCGCGGTTGGTCCACTAGGCATCCTGAAGCTCCGCAACGATTTCTTCAAAACCAGTTTGGCAAGCTGGTACTTTGCGGTGAAACAACTCTTCCAAAAACTCGGCCCTGGAGATGCCAGACAACTCTGCCGCTCTGCCCTGGGAAAGACGCCCCTGAGCATACCAGTGTATGAATGCCGCAACGCGCATTTCCCGTGCAAACTCGGCAGGTGCCATATGGAACGTACTCAACA
This window harbors:
- a CDS encoding UPF0175 family protein; this encodes MITIAFDFDSDVLSTFHMAPAEFAREMRVAAFIHWYAQGRLSQGRAAELSGISRAEFLEELFHRKVPACQTGFEEIVAELQDA
- a CDS encoding DUF3368 domain-containing protein, producing the protein MPECLVASEVRTWNLGKGETQAITAAVQLHADRVVLDDLAARRCAQTLNVRIIGSLGVVVYARQKGLIAQVGPVIERLCHSGLYVDDALVTQILDHVGE